A window of Carassius carassius chromosome 44, fCarCar2.1, whole genome shotgun sequence contains these coding sequences:
- the phtf1 gene encoding putative homeodomain transcription factor 1 isoform X2 produces MYLKKMAGITWYQKKIGAYDQQIWEKSLEQTELKGFGSKPKKTGHIKPGLIDVDLVRGSTFSKTKPESPWTALTRKGLVRVLFFPFFFQWWIQVTSKSISALILVLYFLQVAGAVLYFEVPAACSSEVVGPLCLMLLLGTVHCQIVSTESSRSPDNSPVLSRTASPVRRKRQRKSRKSKRSEDESSKGGGIVELKLEDSHRLYRSEKRLNSPRRPPYGASEDISSEEEEEEAAELQRERLFSSAPSKYARALRNRLHNIPKNNPPPQTQGENNGRATDGPALAHEVELLRRPSEGSRPASDTDDMLWEELLHDPDSASTGNSKSGEEEPHSQNHSLPFPNITLTSDEDEALPQHQFSWLQACHPSKDRVSAIIWEQGECKKADMSVLEISGIILTRVKVVEQGMGYLIFGSLVTTSLALLPYCFRLAQKLDVANLSSVSFEELSTVAIGPPCALSYAFFIITTIERVFLSGLFFFMMCVAERTYRQRLLFAKLFSHLTSARKAKKSEIPHFRLKKVQNIKMWLSLRSFLKRRGPQRSVDVIVSSIFLLALSISFIICAQVSYCSIIQLVLIAVPNI; encoded by the exons atgtatttaaaaaaaatggcagGAATAACATGGTATCAGAAAAAG ATCGGAGCCTATGATCAGCAGATCTGGGAAAAGTCACTGGAACAGACTGAGCTCAAG GGCTTCGGAAGCAAACCTAAGAAGACTGGCCATATCAAGCCAGGCCTCATTGATGTTGACCTAGTGAGAG GTTCTACATTTAGCAAGACCAAACCAGAGAGCCCTTGGACCGCTCTGACTCGTAAAGGCTTGGTCAGGGTCctcttttttcctttcttcttTCAGTGGTGGATCCAAGTTACATCTAAAAGCATATCCGCCCTCATCTTAGTTCTGTACTTCCTTCAAG TGGCAGGAGCTGTGTTGTATTTTGAGGTACCTGCAGCCTGTTCCAGTGAGGTTGTGGGTCCATTGTGTCTCATGCTGTTGTTGGGTACAGTACACTGCCAAATAGTATCCACAGAATCCTCCAGAAGCCCAGACAACAGCCCTGTCCTCAGCCGGACGGCCAGCCCTGTTCGCAGGAAAAG ACAGAGGAAGAGTAGAAAATCAAAGAGGTCTGAGGATGAGAGCAGCAAAGGGGGAGGGATAGTAGAACTCAAACTTGAAGACAGCCATCGGCTCTACAGATCAGAGAAGAGACTG AATTCCCCAAGGAGGCCTCCGTATGGGGCTTCTGAAGATATCTCTagtgaggaagaagaagaagaagcagcagAGCTGCAAAGAGAGAGACTCTTCTCATCAGCACCTTCTAAATACGCTCGAGCGCTCCGGAATAGACTTCACAACATCCCCAAGAACAATCCGCCACCCCAGACTCAG GGAGAGAATAACGGCAGGGCAACAGATGGCCCGGCGCTGGCACATGAAGTCGAGCTTCTGCGGCGGCCGTCAGAGGGCTCACGTCCAGCCTCTGACACAGATGATATGTTATGGGAGGAGCTTTTACACGATCCTGACTCCGCCTCCACAGGAAACAGCAAAAGTGGGGAGGAGGAGCCTCACAGTCAAAACCACTCCCTCCCTTTTCCCAACATCACTCTGACGAGTGATGAGGATGAAGCCTTACCGCAG CACCAATTTTCGTGGCTGCAGGCTTGTCACCCCTCCAAAGATCGTGTCAGTGCCATTATCTGGGAGCAAGGAGAGTGTAAGAAAGCTGACATGTCCGTGCTGGAGATCAGTGGTATCATTCTCACAAGA GTGAAGGTGGTCGAACAAGGGATGGGTTATCTGATCTTCGGCAGTCTGGTTACCACCTCACTGGCTCTGCTGCCCTACTGCTTCAGACTGGCACAGAAACTGGATGTTGCCAATCTCAGTTCTGTGTCTTTCGAGGAACTGTCCACAGTGGCCATTGGGCCACCTTGTGCCTTGTCCTATGCATTCTTCATCATCACCACAATAGAAAGAGTTTTCCTCTCTGGGCTCTTCTTCTTCATGATGTGTGTGGCTGAGAGGACATATAGACAG CGCcttttgtttgcaaaattattCAGCCATCTCACATCTGCACGCAAAGCCAAAAAATCTGAGATTCCTCACTTTCGACTGAAGAAAGTGCAAAATATCAAGATGTGGCTTTCCCTTCGATCATTCCTAAAG AGACGAGGCCCTCAGAGGTCTGTCGATGTCATTGTCTCATCGATTTTCCTCCTGGCTTTGTCTATTTCCTTCATCATCTGTGCCCAGGTCAGTTATTGTTCTATCATACAAT TGGTGCTCATTGCAGTGCCAAATATTTAA
- the pfkfb2b gene encoding 6-phosphofructo-2-kinase/fructose-2,6-bisphosphatase 2 isoform X1, which produces MSAWMQQEAGPTSSAEIKKSEPRGKEKKCSWASYMTNSPTLIVMIGLPARGKTYMSKKLTRYLNWIGVPTKVFNLGVYRREAVKAYKSYDFFRHDNKEAMEIRKQCALVALEDVKTYLNEEGGQIAVFDATNTTRERRDLIFSFVQENSYKVFFVESVCDDPEVIAANILEVKVSSPDYPETHRERVMDDFLKRIECYQVTYQPLDPDEYDKDLSFIKVMNVGRRFVVNRVQDYIQSKIVYYLMNIHVHSHSIYLCRHGESKHNIQGRVGGDSELSPRGRQFASTLREFIEEHKLSDLKVWTSQLRRTIQTAEELGVPYEQWKILNEIDAGVCEEMTYEMIQNTFPEEFALRDQDKYHYRYPGGESYQDLVQRLEPVIMELERQGNVLVICHQAVMRCLLAYFLDKSADDLPYLKCPLHTVMKLTPVAYGCKVEMFYLNVEAVNTHRDRPLGKVRRDSAPLLRRNSYTPLSSHDQVKRPRLYSDGNRPWLPLTPSPTTLHIPDSPDGALLLQQSQDSLCEGINFDCPDEANDCFRF; this is translated from the exons ATGTCTGCATGGATGCAGCAGGAGGCTGGTCCAACCAGTTCTGCTGAAATCAAGAAATCAGAGCCCAGAGGCAAGGAGAAGAAATGCT CATGGGCGTCTTACATGACAAACTCCCCCACCTTGATTGTCATGATCGGCCTCCCTGCCAGAGGCAAGACGTACATGTCAAAGAAACTCACACGCTATCTCAACTGGATAGGAGTTCCAACAAAGG TGTTTAACCTGGGGGTGTATCGGAGGGAAGCAGTTAAAGCCTACAAGTCTTATGACTTCTTCAGACATGACAATAAGGAAGCCATGGAGATCCGAAA ACAGTGTGCCTTGGTGGCCCTGGAAGATGTAAAGACCTACCTTAATGAGGAAGGTGGACAAATAGCT GTATTTGATGCCACAAACACAACCCGGGAAAGACGGGATCTTATATTCAGTTTTGTACAGGAGAATTCATATAAG GTGTTTTTTGTGGAGTCAGTATGTGATGATCCAGAGGTTATTGCAGCTAACATCCTG GAGGTCAAGGTTTCAAGTCCAGATTatccagagacacacagagagcgaGTCATGGATGATTTCCTGAAACGCATAGAATGTTATCAAGTCACTTACCAGCCACTAGATCCTGATGAATATGACAA AGATTTGTCCTTCATTAAGGTGATGAACGTGGGTCGTCGGTTTGTGGTGAACCGTGTTCAGGACTACATCCAGAGCAAGATCGTCTACTACCTCATGAACATCCATGTGCACTCGCACTCCATCTACCTGTGCAGGCACGGAGAGAGCAAACACAACATCCAGGGCCGCGTTGGAGGAGATTCTGAACTCTCCCCCCGAGGAAGACAG TTTGCGAGCACCCTGCGTGAGTTCATTGAGGAGCATAAGCTGTCTGACTTGAAGGTTTGGACCAGCCAGTTAAGAAGAACCATCCAGACGGCTGAAGAGCTGGGAGTTCCGTATGAACAGTGGAAAATCCTCAATGAGATAGATGCT GGTGTATGTGAAGAGATGACCTACGAAATGATCCAGAACACGTTCCCAGAAGAGTTTGCTTTAAGGGATCAGGATAAATACCACTACAGATACCCAGGAGGAGAG TCGTATCAGGACCTGGTTCAGCGGCTAGAGCCTGTGATTATGGAGCTTGAGAGACAAGGCAATGTACTAGTCATCTGCCACCAGGCAGTTATGCGCTGCCTACTAGCCTATTTCTTGGACAAGAGTGCAG ATGATCTGCCCTATTTGAAATGTCCCCTTCACACTGTCATGAAGCTCACTCCAGTTGCTTACG GCTGCAAAGTGGAGATGTTTTATCTGAATGTGGAGGCAGTGAATACACATCGGGACCGGCCACTG GGGAAAGTCAGACGAGACTCCGCCCCTCTGCTAAGGCGAAATAGTTACACGCCCCTCTCCAGTCATGACCAGGTTAAGCGGCCCCGCCTCTACAGCGATGGCAACCGACCCTGGCTGCCCCTCACCCCCTCCCCCACCACCCTGCACATCCCCGACTCGCCAGACGGGGCGCTGCTGCTTCAGCAAAGCCAA gaCTCCTTGTGTGAAGGAATCAACTTTGACTGCCCAGACGAAGCTAATGACTGTTTCCGCTTCTGA
- the pfkfb2b gene encoding 6-phosphofructo-2-kinase/fructose-2,6-bisphosphatase 2 isoform X2 — MSAWMQQEAGPTSSAEIKKSEPRGKEKKCSWASYMTNSPTLIVMIGLPARGKTYMSKKLTRYLNWIGVPTKVFNLGVYRREAVKAYKSYDFFRHDNKEAMEIRKQCALVALEDVKTYLNEEGGQIAVFDATNTTRERRDLIFSFVQENSYKVFFVESVCDDPEVIAANILEVKVSSPDYPETHRERVMDDFLKRIECYQVTYQPLDPDEYDKDLSFIKVMNVGRRFVVNRVQDYIQSKIVYYLMNIHVHSHSIYLCRHGESKHNIQGRVGGDSELSPRGRQFASTLREFIEEHKLSDLKVWTSQLRRTIQTAEELGVPYEQWKILNEIDAGVCEEMTYEMIQNTFPEEFALRDQDKYHYRYPGGESYQDLVQRLEPVIMELERQGNVLVICHQAVMRCLLAYFLDKSADDLPYLKCPLHTVMKLTPVAYGCKVEMFYLNVEAVNTHRDRPLDSLCEGINFDCPDEANDCFRF, encoded by the exons ATGTCTGCATGGATGCAGCAGGAGGCTGGTCCAACCAGTTCTGCTGAAATCAAGAAATCAGAGCCCAGAGGCAAGGAGAAGAAATGCT CATGGGCGTCTTACATGACAAACTCCCCCACCTTGATTGTCATGATCGGCCTCCCTGCCAGAGGCAAGACGTACATGTCAAAGAAACTCACACGCTATCTCAACTGGATAGGAGTTCCAACAAAGG TGTTTAACCTGGGGGTGTATCGGAGGGAAGCAGTTAAAGCCTACAAGTCTTATGACTTCTTCAGACATGACAATAAGGAAGCCATGGAGATCCGAAA ACAGTGTGCCTTGGTGGCCCTGGAAGATGTAAAGACCTACCTTAATGAGGAAGGTGGACAAATAGCT GTATTTGATGCCACAAACACAACCCGGGAAAGACGGGATCTTATATTCAGTTTTGTACAGGAGAATTCATATAAG GTGTTTTTTGTGGAGTCAGTATGTGATGATCCAGAGGTTATTGCAGCTAACATCCTG GAGGTCAAGGTTTCAAGTCCAGATTatccagagacacacagagagcgaGTCATGGATGATTTCCTGAAACGCATAGAATGTTATCAAGTCACTTACCAGCCACTAGATCCTGATGAATATGACAA AGATTTGTCCTTCATTAAGGTGATGAACGTGGGTCGTCGGTTTGTGGTGAACCGTGTTCAGGACTACATCCAGAGCAAGATCGTCTACTACCTCATGAACATCCATGTGCACTCGCACTCCATCTACCTGTGCAGGCACGGAGAGAGCAAACACAACATCCAGGGCCGCGTTGGAGGAGATTCTGAACTCTCCCCCCGAGGAAGACAG TTTGCGAGCACCCTGCGTGAGTTCATTGAGGAGCATAAGCTGTCTGACTTGAAGGTTTGGACCAGCCAGTTAAGAAGAACCATCCAGACGGCTGAAGAGCTGGGAGTTCCGTATGAACAGTGGAAAATCCTCAATGAGATAGATGCT GGTGTATGTGAAGAGATGACCTACGAAATGATCCAGAACACGTTCCCAGAAGAGTTTGCTTTAAGGGATCAGGATAAATACCACTACAGATACCCAGGAGGAGAG TCGTATCAGGACCTGGTTCAGCGGCTAGAGCCTGTGATTATGGAGCTTGAGAGACAAGGCAATGTACTAGTCATCTGCCACCAGGCAGTTATGCGCTGCCTACTAGCCTATTTCTTGGACAAGAGTGCAG ATGATCTGCCCTATTTGAAATGTCCCCTTCACACTGTCATGAAGCTCACTCCAGTTGCTTACG GCTGCAAAGTGGAGATGTTTTATCTGAATGTGGAGGCAGTGAATACACATCGGGACCGGCCACTG gaCTCCTTGTGTGAAGGAATCAACTTTGACTGCCCAGACGAAGCTAATGACTGTTTCCGCTTCTGA
- the phtf1 gene encoding putative homeodomain transcription factor 1 isoform X1 gives MYLKKMAGITWYQKKIGAYDQQIWEKSLEQTELKGFGSKPKKTGHIKPGLIDVDLVRGSTFSKTKPESPWTALTRKGLVRVLFFPFFFQWWIQVTSKSISALILVLYFLQVAGAVLYFEVPAACSSEVVGPLCLMLLLGTVHCQIVSTESSRSPDNSPVLSRTASPVRRKRQRKSRKSKRSEDESSKGGGIVELKLEDSHRLYRSEKRLNSPRRPPYGASEDISSEEEEEEAAELQRERLFSSAPSKYARALRNRLHNIPKNNPPPQTQGENNGRATDGPALAHEVELLRRPSEGSRPASDTDDMLWEELLHDPDSASTGNSKSGEEEPHSQNHSLPFPNITLTSDEDEALPQHQFSWLQACHPSKDRVSAIIWEQGECKKADMSVLEISGIILTRVKVVEQGMGYLIFGSLVTTSLALLPYCFRLAQKLDVANLSSVSFEELSTVAIGPPCALSYAFFIITTIERVFLSGLFFFMMCVAERTYRQRLLFAKLFSHLTSARKAKKSEIPHFRLKKVQNIKMWLSLRSFLKRRGPQRSVDVIVSSIFLLALSISFIICAQLLHSHHTFLDSETNWELMVWCAALMIFLLRLATLGAETNRKYSNASVLLTEQINLYLKMEKKPNKKDQLNIVNNVLRLATKLLKELDTPFRLLGLTVNPLICNITRVVILSAISAAVSDLLGFNIRLWKIKP, from the exons atgtatttaaaaaaaatggcagGAATAACATGGTATCAGAAAAAG ATCGGAGCCTATGATCAGCAGATCTGGGAAAAGTCACTGGAACAGACTGAGCTCAAG GGCTTCGGAAGCAAACCTAAGAAGACTGGCCATATCAAGCCAGGCCTCATTGATGTTGACCTAGTGAGAG GTTCTACATTTAGCAAGACCAAACCAGAGAGCCCTTGGACCGCTCTGACTCGTAAAGGCTTGGTCAGGGTCctcttttttcctttcttcttTCAGTGGTGGATCCAAGTTACATCTAAAAGCATATCCGCCCTCATCTTAGTTCTGTACTTCCTTCAAG TGGCAGGAGCTGTGTTGTATTTTGAGGTACCTGCAGCCTGTTCCAGTGAGGTTGTGGGTCCATTGTGTCTCATGCTGTTGTTGGGTACAGTACACTGCCAAATAGTATCCACAGAATCCTCCAGAAGCCCAGACAACAGCCCTGTCCTCAGCCGGACGGCCAGCCCTGTTCGCAGGAAAAG ACAGAGGAAGAGTAGAAAATCAAAGAGGTCTGAGGATGAGAGCAGCAAAGGGGGAGGGATAGTAGAACTCAAACTTGAAGACAGCCATCGGCTCTACAGATCAGAGAAGAGACTG AATTCCCCAAGGAGGCCTCCGTATGGGGCTTCTGAAGATATCTCTagtgaggaagaagaagaagaagcagcagAGCTGCAAAGAGAGAGACTCTTCTCATCAGCACCTTCTAAATACGCTCGAGCGCTCCGGAATAGACTTCACAACATCCCCAAGAACAATCCGCCACCCCAGACTCAG GGAGAGAATAACGGCAGGGCAACAGATGGCCCGGCGCTGGCACATGAAGTCGAGCTTCTGCGGCGGCCGTCAGAGGGCTCACGTCCAGCCTCTGACACAGATGATATGTTATGGGAGGAGCTTTTACACGATCCTGACTCCGCCTCCACAGGAAACAGCAAAAGTGGGGAGGAGGAGCCTCACAGTCAAAACCACTCCCTCCCTTTTCCCAACATCACTCTGACGAGTGATGAGGATGAAGCCTTACCGCAG CACCAATTTTCGTGGCTGCAGGCTTGTCACCCCTCCAAAGATCGTGTCAGTGCCATTATCTGGGAGCAAGGAGAGTGTAAGAAAGCTGACATGTCCGTGCTGGAGATCAGTGGTATCATTCTCACAAGA GTGAAGGTGGTCGAACAAGGGATGGGTTATCTGATCTTCGGCAGTCTGGTTACCACCTCACTGGCTCTGCTGCCCTACTGCTTCAGACTGGCACAGAAACTGGATGTTGCCAATCTCAGTTCTGTGTCTTTCGAGGAACTGTCCACAGTGGCCATTGGGCCACCTTGTGCCTTGTCCTATGCATTCTTCATCATCACCACAATAGAAAGAGTTTTCCTCTCTGGGCTCTTCTTCTTCATGATGTGTGTGGCTGAGAGGACATATAGACAG CGCcttttgtttgcaaaattattCAGCCATCTCACATCTGCACGCAAAGCCAAAAAATCTGAGATTCCTCACTTTCGACTGAAGAAAGTGCAAAATATCAAGATGTGGCTTTCCCTTCGATCATTCCTAAAG AGACGAGGCCCTCAGAGGTCTGTCGATGTCATTGTCTCATCGATTTTCCTCCTGGCTTTGTCTATTTCCTTCATCATCTGTGCCCAG CTTTTGCACAGTCATCACACATTTCTGGATTCAGAGACCAACTGGGAGCTGATGGTCTGGTGTGCTGCTCTAATGATTTTCCTCCTACGCCTCGCTACCCTCGGAGCTGAGACCAACCGAAAGTATAGCAATGCTTCTGTGCTTCTGACTGAACAG ATAAACTTGTATCTTAAGATGGAGAAGAAACCCAACAAAAAGGATCAGCTGAACATAGTGAACAACGTGCTGAGGCTGGccacaaaattactaaaa GAACTGGACACTCCATTTCGTCTGCTTGGTCTGACAGTGAACCCGCTCATCTGCAATATCACGAGAGTGGTCATCCTGTCAGCCATCTCAGCTGCTGTCAGTGATTTACTAGGGTTCAACATCCGG ctcTGGAAGATCAAACCTTGA